In Phragmites australis chromosome 17, lpPhrAust1.1, whole genome shotgun sequence, the following are encoded in one genomic region:
- the LOC133897724 gene encoding peptidyl-prolyl cis-trans isomerase FKBP53-like: protein MAFWGVEVKPGEPYVHEPTRGGRLRIRQATLGNYDYVGWSMLECNVGDMRPVRLCAMNSTSALMCHLDLEYEEKENVVISVLGNSSIHLSGYYICSQNADQGHYSEKPTGKATSHTCLKRKYQGCDTDGKNDDLLRKTIIFEDGNGIGSGHLPIPIAFSKKKTAKKRKCKTPSIEQVPNDQHNGMDQVNEQTDSKIMVSSAVHIAPSQAHEITLDGIDVQNASQEQNAVETEGQHDTAVQITGKIGPIIMMSDDGATNLQGVLKQNEDDSCENAHARSVHTGKGPISPRSGDHDHYSDKFTSKAASPPCFKRKHQGDETDDKNDASPKEPIVSEADGKDDTPLKEHVLIEDGDDDDEHLPMRVRESSTMHPVPTQDHETQEASVVQCSVGAINQTTGQTGPPITADSFLVTGATELQGVKKQNEDAENSQNVDTGKGSIHKTTLNDELIVEDLDVGSAHGSIASNGSKVTVKYVGTLLGGPTVDPKSIHKFRLGAGRVIRGWDLGIAGMRVGGKRRLTIPPALGYGGEAHGQIPANSWLVYEVQLTKVQRCKKASDQASVNPC from the exons GCTACACTAGGTAATTATGATTATGTTGGTTGGAGCATGCTAGAGTGCAATGTTGGTGATATGAGGCCTGTGAGGCTCTGCGCAATGAATTCCACGAGCGCGCTCATGTGCCATCTAGACCTAGAATATGAGGAGAAGGAAAATGTTGTCATCTCTGTGCTTGGGAATAGTTCTATTCACCTGTCAGGATACTACATCTGCTCGCAAAATGCTGATCAAGGCCACTATAGTGAGAAGCCCACCGGTAAAGCCACAAGTCATACATGCCTGAAGAGAAAGTACCAAGGTTGTGACACTGATGGCAAGAATGATGATCTTCTAAGGAAGACGATTATCTTTGAAGATGGGAATGGCATTGGTAGTGGCCACCTCCCTATCCCCATTGCTTTCTCGAAGAAAAAGACTGCCAAGAA GAGGAAATGTAAGACCCCAAGTATAGAGCAGGTGCCAAATGATCAACACAATGGCATGGATCAGGTGAATGAGCAGACAGATTCTAAAATCAT GGTTTCCAGCGCAGTGCATATTGCACCAAGTCAAGCTCATGAGATTACACTGGATGGCATTGATGTTCAAAATGCTAGCCAGGAGCAAAATGCTGTAGAGACTGAAGGACAACATGATACTGCAGTTCAAATTACCGGGAAAATTGGCCCGATAATCAT GATGTCTGATGATGGTGCTACTAATCTACAAGGTGTTTTAAAACAAAATGAAGATGATAGTTGTGAAAATGCACATGCTAGAAGTGTACATACTGGAAAGGGCCCTATCAGTCCTCGCAGTGGTGATCATGACCACTATAGCGACAAGTTCACTAGTAAAGCTGCAAGTCCTCCATGCTTCAAGAGAAAGCATCAAGGCGATGAGACTGATGACAAGAACGATGCTTCTCCAAAGGAGCCTATAGTTAGTGAGGCTGATGGCAAGGATGACACTCCTCTAAAGGAACATGTACTTATTGAAGATGGAGATGACGACGACGAACACCTCCCTATGCGTGTTAGGGAGTCCAGCACAATGCATCCTGTGCCAACTCAAGATCACGAGACACAAGAAGCCAGTGTTGTCCAATGCAGTGTTGGTGCTATAAATCAAACAACCGGACAAACCGGTCCTCCAATCAC GGCTGACAGTTTCCTTGTTACTGGTGCTACTGAGCTACAAGGTgtcaaaaaacaaaatgaagatGCTGAAAATTCTCAAAATGTGGACACTGGAAAGGGTTCTATCCACAAAACAACACTTAATGATGAGCTGATAGTAGAGGACCTGGATGTGGGAAGCGCTCATGGCAGTATTGCATCTAATGGCAGCAAG GTTACTGTGAAATATGTTGGTACGTTGCTGGGTGGGCCAACTGTCGACCCTAAGAGCATTCACAAGTTCCGACTTG GTGCTGGCCGTGTAATTCGTGGATGGGACCTCGGTATTGCTG GTATGCGTGTTGGAGGCAAAAGGAGACTCACGATTCCTCCTGCTCTGGG CTACGGGGGCGAAGCACATGGACAGATTCCAGCAAACTCATGGCTCGTCTATGAAGTTCAGTTAACTAAAGTGCAGCGGTGCAAAAAGGCATCTGATCAGGCTTCTGTGAATCCATGCTAG